A region from the Streptomyces lydicus genome encodes:
- a CDS encoding endo-alpha-N-acetylgalactosaminidase family protein — protein sequence MNEPTGAPRGPSRRNVVAATALAGAAGALPLGAHPAGAAPRTGEAVLRSDVLEVRVDTAFPRIVSYTDRGTGAVLHGQDTPVTQVLLDGTAHTPRVTHHTRADRATYTLGFDGGAGLTVEIAVRDRRTTWRVTRIADTPALRIGTLEIPGLALLSVRSDQPGAALLAARLELDKAKSGDTLVQVTGDTPADAAPTGCAYAVVATDALAGAVETNTCYDKPTGATTWENGRLWRQTVQGDGFVKAQLSCGQWTHRAAGQPSPTGPLPYATVIVTGDRNGDGRTDWQDAALALRDIMVMPLGADEQHLRVVPHIPFNFASQATNPFLATLDHIKRIALATDGLRQFTLLKGYQSEGHDSAHPDYGGNYNTRAGGLADLNALLRAGKKWNSDFAVHVNATESYPVAHAFSEQLVDKNDKQWDWLDQSYRIDARRDLLSGDIARRFAQLRKETDPALTTLYLDVFRESGWNSDQLQRLLRDQGWQIATEWGHGLERSALWSHWANETDYGPDTSRGINSRLIRFLRHHHKDVFADKWPTLLGNARMGNFEGWVGKTDWNAFHTIIWTDALPAKYLQAYPISTWGPHEITFEGPTKTSVSDAEGIRKITTDGRLVYDDGTYLLPWEPRRATDPHRLYHYNPHGGTTTWTLPRGWTDTAAVYAYRLTDQGRTQETRLPVSGGRITLTARPGVAYVVHRTKAPAQRDPGWGEGTPLTDPGFHSGNLAGRQVTGPASVRLSTPGDYELVIDAGAAATVAQRLARLAPGSYAASVQVEVGATAGERRRAALEVRTADGVTAANWTDTSTAGNYVAADRKSGTRFQRLFTHFTVPEGGGPVTLTLTAAAGRARVRFDNLRVVPARPTTKPGTLAYEDFEHVPQGWGVFVKGDAGGSTDPRTHIAQRHAPFTRRGWNGKAIDDVIDGGQSLKSRGENTGLVYRTVPHTVRFTPGRRYRVTFRYENERAGQYAWVTAADTPAPRELTRTPLPAALQPAIHTYEFTAPSDGEAWVGLRKVADDATAEFVLDSFEVREI from the coding sequence GTGAACGAACCCACCGGCGCCCCGCGCGGGCCCAGCCGCAGAAACGTCGTCGCCGCCACCGCGCTCGCCGGAGCGGCGGGCGCCCTCCCGCTCGGCGCGCACCCCGCCGGCGCCGCCCCCCGCACAGGCGAGGCGGTGCTCCGGTCCGACGTGCTGGAGGTCCGGGTCGACACTGCCTTCCCCCGGATCGTCTCCTACACCGACCGCGGCACCGGTGCCGTCCTGCACGGCCAGGACACCCCGGTCACCCAAGTCCTCCTCGACGGCACCGCCCACACCCCCCGCGTCACCCACCACACCCGCGCCGACCGCGCCACTTACACCCTCGGCTTCGACGGCGGCGCCGGCCTCACCGTCGAGATCGCCGTCCGGGACCGGCGCACGACCTGGCGGGTCACTCGCATCGCCGACACCCCGGCGCTGCGCATCGGCACCCTGGAGATCCCCGGCCTCGCCCTGCTGAGCGTCCGCAGCGACCAGCCCGGCGCCGCCCTGCTGGCCGCCCGGCTCGAACTGGACAAGGCCAAGAGCGGCGACACCCTGGTGCAGGTCACCGGCGACACCCCCGCCGACGCCGCACCCACCGGATGCGCCTACGCCGTCGTGGCCACCGACGCGCTGGCCGGCGCCGTCGAGACCAACACCTGCTACGACAAGCCCACCGGGGCCACCACCTGGGAGAACGGCCGCCTCTGGCGGCAGACCGTCCAGGGCGACGGGTTCGTCAAGGCCCAGCTGTCCTGCGGCCAGTGGACCCACCGGGCAGCCGGACAGCCGTCCCCCACCGGCCCGCTGCCGTACGCGACCGTCATCGTCACCGGTGACCGCAACGGCGACGGGAGGACCGACTGGCAGGACGCCGCCCTCGCGCTGCGCGACATCATGGTCATGCCGCTGGGCGCCGACGAGCAGCACCTACGGGTCGTCCCGCACATCCCGTTCAACTTCGCCAGCCAGGCCACCAACCCGTTCCTCGCCACCCTCGACCACATCAAGCGGATCGCCCTGGCCACCGACGGGCTCCGGCAGTTCACCCTCCTCAAGGGCTACCAGTCCGAAGGCCACGACTCCGCCCACCCCGACTACGGCGGCAACTACAACACCCGGGCCGGCGGGCTCGCCGACCTCAACGCCCTGCTCCGCGCCGGCAAGAAGTGGAACAGCGACTTCGCGGTGCACGTCAACGCCACCGAGTCCTACCCCGTCGCCCACGCCTTCTCCGAGCAGCTGGTCGACAAGAACGACAAACAGTGGGACTGGCTCGACCAGTCCTACCGCATCGACGCCCGCCGCGATCTGCTCTCCGGCGACATCGCCCGGCGCTTCGCCCAGCTCCGCAAGGAGACCGACCCGGCCCTCACCACCCTCTACCTCGACGTCTTCCGCGAGTCCGGCTGGAACTCCGACCAGCTGCAGCGCCTTCTGCGCGACCAGGGCTGGCAGATCGCCACCGAATGGGGCCACGGCCTGGAGCGCTCCGCCCTCTGGTCGCACTGGGCGAACGAGACCGACTACGGCCCCGACACCTCCCGCGGCATCAACTCCCGGCTGATCCGCTTCCTGCGCCACCACCACAAGGACGTCTTCGCCGACAAATGGCCCACCCTGCTCGGCAACGCCCGGATGGGGAACTTCGAGGGCTGGGTCGGCAAGACCGACTGGAACGCGTTCCACACGATCATCTGGACCGACGCCCTGCCCGCCAAATATCTCCAGGCGTACCCGATCAGCACCTGGGGCCCGCACGAGATCACCTTCGAGGGCCCCACCAAGACCTCCGTCAGCGACGCCGAGGGCATCCGCAAGATCACCACCGACGGGCGGCTGGTCTACGACGACGGCACCTACCTGCTCCCCTGGGAACCCCGCCGGGCCACCGACCCGCACCGGCTCTACCACTACAACCCCCATGGCGGCACCACCACCTGGACCCTGCCGCGCGGCTGGACGGACACCGCCGCCGTCTACGCCTACCGGCTCACCGACCAGGGCCGCACCCAGGAAACCCGGCTCCCCGTCAGCGGCGGCAGGATCACCCTCACCGCCCGGCCCGGCGTCGCCTACGTCGTCCACCGCACCAAGGCCCCGGCGCAGCGCGACCCCGGCTGGGGCGAGGGCACACCCCTGACCGACCCCGGCTTCCACTCCGGGAACCTGGCCGGCCGGCAGGTCACCGGCCCGGCCTCCGTCCGGCTCAGCACGCCGGGCGACTACGAGCTGGTCATCGACGCCGGCGCCGCCGCCACCGTCGCCCAACGGCTCGCCCGCCTCGCCCCCGGCAGCTACGCCGCCTCCGTACAGGTCGAGGTCGGCGCCACGGCGGGGGAGCGGCGGCGGGCCGCCCTGGAGGTCCGTACCGCCGACGGCGTCACCGCCGCCAACTGGACCGACACCTCCACCGCCGGCAACTACGTCGCCGCCGACCGCAAGTCCGGCACCCGCTTCCAGCGCCTCTTCACCCACTTCACCGTCCCCGAGGGCGGCGGCCCGGTCACCCTCACCCTCACCGCGGCGGCCGGCCGGGCCCGGGTCAGGTTCGACAACCTCCGCGTCGTACCGGCCCGGCCCACCACCAAGCCCGGCACCCTCGCCTACGAGGACTTCGAGCACGTACCCCAGGGCTGGGGCGTCTTCGTCAAGGGCGACGCGGGCGGCAGCACCGACCCCCGCACCCATATCGCCCAGCGGCACGCCCCATTCACCCGGCGCGGCTGGAACGGCAAGGCCATCGACGACGTCATCGACGGCGGCCAGTCGCTCAAGTCACGCGGCGAGAACACCGGACTCGTCTACCGGACGGTTCCGCACACCGTCCGCTTCACCCCCGGCCGCCGCTACCGCGTCACCTTCCGCTACGAGAACGAGCGGGCCGGCCAGTACGCCTGGGTCACCGCCGCCGACACACCCGCCCCCCGCGAACTGACCCGCACCCCGCTGCCCGCCGCCCTCCAACCCGCCATCCACACCTACGAGTTCACCGCGCCGTCCGACGGCGAGGCATGGGTGGGGCTGCGCAAGGTGGCCGACGACGCGACCGCGGAGTTCGTCCTGGACTCCTTCGAGGTACGCGAGATCTGA